In a single window of the Simkaniaceae bacterium genome:
- a CDS encoding PDDEXK nuclease domain-containing protein, which yields MKKTVSKRQSIVSADYGRFVTQLKKKIRSAQFKAALAVNRELIRLYWDIGREIVERQEKDGWGSGVINRVARDIQNEFPGIEGFSKTNMGRMRAFYLAYSISPQAVGKLENLPIFNIPWGHNIAIFEGLKSLDERLWYVNMVIQEGWSRNALVDSIKIKTYKRHGKAITNFQDRLPDPHSQLAHDTLKDPYNFDFLELAREHIEKDLEEGLLKHVEKFLSELGQGFSFVGRQVNLVVGSKDFYIDLLFYHLKLRCFVVIELKTVDFKPEFAGKMNFYLSAVDDLMKHSTDNPTIGILICKSKDNFIAEYALRDIHKPMGVAEYETKIISTLPKKLKGQLPTIDEIEAELSAIPTPRAKRVKNMKKATSK from the coding sequence GAATCGAGAGCTAATTCGACTGTATTGGGATATAGGACGGGAAATCGTTGAAAGACAGGAGAAAGATGGTTGGGGCTCCGGCGTTATAAATAGGGTTGCGCGGGATATTCAGAATGAATTTCCGGGGATCGAAGGATTTTCCAAGACAAATATGGGAAGAATGAGGGCATTTTACCTGGCATATTCAATTTCCCCACAGGCTGTGGGTAAATTAGAAAACCTACCTATTTTCAATATCCCATGGGGGCATAATATTGCTATTTTTGAAGGGCTTAAATCTCTCGATGAACGCCTTTGGTATGTCAATATGGTTATTCAAGAAGGATGGTCTCGCAATGCTCTAGTGGACTCTATTAAAATAAAAACTTACAAACGACATGGCAAAGCCATTACTAATTTTCAAGATAGACTGCCCGATCCACATTCACAATTAGCTCATGATACCCTGAAAGACCCTTATAACTTTGATTTTCTTGAGCTGGCTAGAGAACACATCGAAAAAGATCTAGAAGAAGGGTTACTCAAGCACGTTGAGAAATTTTTGTCTGAGTTAGGTCAAGGCTTTTCCTTTGTTGGTAGACAAGTCAATTTGGTTGTAGGCAGCAAGGACTTCTATATCGACCTATTATTTTATCACTTAAAACTGAGATGTTTTGTGGTGATTGAACTTAAGACAGTTGATTTTAAACCTGAATTTGCGGGTAAGATGAACTTCTATTTATCCGCCGTTGATGATCTGATGAAACATTCCACAGATAATCCAACCATTGGTATTTTGATTTGCAAAAGCAAAGACAATTTCATTGCAGAATACGCACTTCGGGATATTCACAAGCCCATGGGAGTAGCTGAATATGAGACAAAAATCATTTCAACCCTACCTAAAAAGCTAAAAGGGCAACTTCCAACAATTGATGAGATTGAAGCAGAGCTAAGTGCCATTCCAACTCCGAGGGCAAAAAGAGTAAAAAACATGAAAAAAGCAACATCAAAATGA